CACATCAAGTGGCCCCGGTCTCGCCCCCAAAAAAGCTCAGACGGTAAGCCGCATCGTTGAGGTCCCTTTTATTTCAATTTCGCCCGCTCTGCTAGAATCACCCATTGTTTTACCCTGGTCAGTGTCTTCCAAAATTCGTTGTAGTGGTCTCTACTGTCTCGTTACCTCTTCCCACCCCTCAGCAACTCCCCCCGCCGGGGCTGAGTGACAACCAAAACCACCTGGAACATGAGGCTGACTGAATAATAGGGAACCGAGGTTATGCGTTGACTGACGCCGCATCTTTCTTCGGATCCCCCGTTCAATTAGATACCAAGGACcccctccccttccccccGAGAGTGTGGAGGAAAGAACGTTGTACCGATAAATCGCAAGCGACCAGCGCGTGAACTCGACGAGTTATTCGCTTGGTCTGATTTAGCCATGTTGGCTCCCAAGCAGTATTCTGCACCTACGGGTGTTTCTGTATCTCAAACACCAAGCGCATATCACACCAATTCGTCCCAAAGACCCGCGACGGCTACACGAGCTCAGGATGGGATGGGGTTTGCCAGCCCAACAAAGTCGGAGCTTTCGGAGGGGCAAGATGAGCTTGCGTCGATCCGGTGAGGCTTTTTGAGAAACGAACCGAGATCTTACAGTGATTCTGACTATCGACAGGTCCTGGGACGAGAGACGTGTGGTTGCCTGGCTTCACAGCATTAAATGTGGGCAATATGAGTCGATATTCAGAGGTACGCATACGCACGGTCGCCCCAACTTTGCACCCAGAACACCACTCATGATATACAGCCAACAATTTCAATGGGGACAATTTGCTTGAATGTGACCAGAAGATCCTGCAGGAAATGGGCATCAAGAAGGTGGGCGACCGAGTGCGCATCTTCATCGCTATCAAGCAACTCAGAAACAAGTCCGGAACAACGTCCCGACAGAAGAACATGGTGGGTTACGTGGCATGATATGGGTCGTTCTCTCTACTTTATGCTAATTTTCGATACAGAATACCTTAGCTGCGCTAGAAGCCACGGCGCTTTCAAATTCCTCCCGCTTTACTCAATCCCGCCTACCATATCGACGCACATCTCAGCTGGCTGATGATGGTTATCTGAACAGCAAATCTCTGTCTCAGCCTGCGTCACCACCCGCCGTTGACTCCGAAAGAGGCCCATGGCGCAAGGACTACCTCAATCATCCATCTTCAGGTGGCTCAAGTTCTGGCCGAAATCCCGGTACACCGAACGAAGCCCGACCGAGCTCCCATCCTCGCAACCCTAGTCTTGACGGTCTCACGATGGGGCCCCTTCCGTCAAACTCCCCTGTAATTCGTGTCATCCACACCGGTGGACAAACCAAGGTCTTGGACATTCGGAACTGCAGAACACCGGATGAAGTTATTTTGTGTGTCTTGAAGAAACTACAGCTTCCTGAACACCAATACAGAAATTATTGTTTCTATGTTTTGGACGGATTAGACCCAGAACAGTCAAATTGTCGGAAGCTCACCGAATCAGAGCTCATGGAAATCTGCGATGGCTTCAACAGGTCCGAGCGAGGTCGCTTGATTCTACGGAAGATACATGCTGGGGAgcccgatgaagacgagctTCGTCGTGCATCTCAGCTTGCATACGATGAGAGCCAGGCTACCCACCAACACGCTCTGAATAATTCAAACCAGCGCCAGAAACACAAGATCCAACAACTTACCGGCGAATCTTGGCATAACATTAAACAGCCACTTTCTCCACTGGGCCCTCGACATCGCCCATCCAACTCCAGTGCCGACGAATCGCAAGGACCGAACAGTGAACGCAATCCTGTGGCTAAACTCCGCTCGTTCTTCGGACAGAGACCCCCAAGTGAGATGATCATCCACGAACTACAATCATTCTTCCCCAGTCATGATCGAGAAAACATCGAGAAGACCATGCGTAGATCTCAACGTTTGAGTCGTGCCGCAAGTCGCATGAGTGTCGTGAGCAACTACAGCGTGGCATCAAGCATGAAGGATGCCCCTCCTCTACCGCCATTGCCCCAGATACCTCCAATTCCCAGCATTGCCGATGCATGGCTCCATGGGCCTGGAGTGGCACAGGCAGTGCGAGCCCCGCGACCCATCTCAGTTTCCAAGTTCAACCTACCTCAAACCTCATATCGGGATTCTATTGCATCCAGTTCCCTTCAGCCACTTCAGGAAGAGTCACCCACTGAACCTAACCGAAAGTCATACATCTCCTTTGAGAGTGGCTCCGACGAACCAAACCCATCGCGCGAGTCGCGCCAGAGCTTTGAAAGTCTCAGTGTCGCAGCCACAGATGGCGGATCCTTCAACGATCGGATGAGCATGATTGTAGCCGAGGatggcgaggaagaagatgatgtccTTGTAGACTTCCTGGCTGGAAATAATTTCGCACCAAAGAACTGGATGAAGGGATCTCTAATTGGCGAGGGATCCTTCGGAAGCGTTTACCTGGCTCTTCATGCTATTACGGGAGAGCTTATGGCTGTCAAACAGGTTGAAATCCCATCTGCTACTAAGGGCACCGAGTTTGACCAGCGGAAAAACCTCATGGTCAATGCTCTTAAGCACGAGATCGAGTTGTTGCAAGGCATGTCCCACCCGAACATTGTGCAATACCTTGGCACCGTCGCCGACGACCAGTATCTCAACATTTTCCTGGAGTATGTGCCTGGTGGGTCAATTGCTACAATGCTGAAGCAATACAATACCTTCCAAGAACCTCTTGTCAAGAACTTCGTTCGACAAATCTTGGCCGGTTTATCATACCTCCACGGCCGGGATATCATTCACCGTGATATCAAGGGTGCCAACATTCTAGTTGACAACAAGGGCGGTGTCAAGATCTCCGATTTCGGTATCTCCAAGCGTGTTGAAGCATCGCACCTCCTCGGCGCCCGCGCCAGTGACGGTGCTGGTTCTCACATCCACCGCACATCCCTCCAGGGAAGTGTGTACTGGATGGCACCAGAAGTCGTGCGACAAACCGCGCACACCAAAAAAGCTGATATCTGGAGTTTGGGCTGTCTCGTCGTCGAGATGTTCATTGGTGCTCACCCCTTCCCGGATTGCAGCCAGCTGCAAGCAATTTTCGCCATTGGCAGCAACAAGGCTCGCCCTCCTGCTCCAGACAATGTGAGCCAGGAGGCTGTAGATTTCCTCGACATGACTTTCCATCTGGAGTATGAGCAGCGGCCTAGTGCTGATGAACTGCTCCAGTGCAAGTTCCTGTCTGCGCCTACCGCATAATCAGCGGTAGCCACCGTTTCCTTTGCCTTTCTTCTGTGTATCTTCGATGTATGTATGTAATATGATATGACGTATAACGGTGATTAGTCGCCCGTCCATTGAACGATTAACTCAGTCCCGTGGGTTCTTTCGCGGTAGTACTCGATGTAACCGAGCAAGGCCCTGTTGTTACTTTCCAGCCCTTCTGTGTACTGGTGTTCGCTGTAAATGTAGATCGAATTTGGGCCAAAGATAGTACACGATTCCAAATAATCCCAACGACCATTACGCAGGTCTTCTCTAAAGTTACATGCTGGATGTCACAAGACTACCCAAAAAGAGATATAATAAAAGCCAAGAGTAGTCAGTAGTCACCAGGTAAAAACGACCTAGTTAACAATCTTGCCGTAGAAAGGAATACCCATTGCACTCAGGAGGAGCCGTGCATCCTTGTCAGTTTTAGCGGTAGTGTGGAGAGTGATGTGGCAACCAGGAATCATCTTGGGAGGATACCTATGAAGTAGGATTAGCCTTGACACAACAATGGAAACGCGGAATACACTTACATGTCGTAGTTGATCTCAAGCTCCGGGAACAGAGCAACATTCTCCGGAATCAGACCGAAAGTAATGTTTCCACTACTATCACCACTGGATCCCTTGACACCCTCCCAATCCTTGATACGGGGCAAGACGACGTCAACCAGCTTACCAAGGAAGTGGTACATATTCTCTCCAAACAGCTCAGCCTTAACAGCAACAGAGTCACGGCCGGATGCAATACCCCAAGGAGCAACGTTAGACTTGGACTTGAAAGTCTCTACACGAACATTGGAGATAGCCTGGATGGCAATACCAGCGACGTGCAGCCAAGACGAATTCCTCTCAGCCGCGGCGTTCTTAACATAGCTGTGGATTGTGATGCGCTCGATTTCCGGGATGTTGTTGAACTTGATCGGCTTGCGGAGCAGACGCAGAACGTCGCCGCCACGGGGTCCGCGGAGGACTCGGTTCTTATGGTAGGGCGAGCTATCGTCCCACTCGCGGAGACGGGCCGATTTCGGGGGAGGCTTGAAGCCTGGTGGTGTGTGCACGTAGCACAGGGTCATGATATCGGGGGCGACGGTTGAGTCGAAGGTCTGCTCTGCTCGGGGCGCCGAGAAGGGGCCTGGGA
Above is a window of Penicillium digitatum chromosome 2, complete sequence DNA encoding:
- a CDS encoding MAP kinase kinase kinase SteC codes for the protein MLAPKQYSAPTGVSVSQTPSAYHTNSSQRPATATRAQDGMGFASPTKSELSEGQDELASIRSWDERRVVAWLHSIKCGQYESIFRANNFNGDNLLECDQKILQEMGIKKVGDRVRIFIAIKQLRNKSGTTSRQKNMNTLAALEATALSNSSRFTQSRLPYRRTSQLADDGYLNSKSLSQPASPPAVDSERGPWRKDYLNHPSSGGSSSGRNPGTPNEARPSSHPRNPSLDGLTMGPLPSNSPVIRVIHTGGQTKVLDIRNCRTPDEVILCVLKKLQLPEHQYRNYCFYVLDGLDPEQSNCRKLTESELMEICDGFNRSERGRLILRKIHAGEPDEDELRRASQLAYDESQATHQHALNNSNQRQKHKIQQLTGESWHNIKQPLSPLGPRHRPSNSSADESQGPNSERNPVAKLRSFFGQRPPSEMIIHELQSFFPSHDRENIEKTMRRSQRLSRAASRMSVVSNYSVASSMKDAPPLPPLPQIPPIPSIADAWLHGPGVAQAVRAPRPISVSKFNLPQTSYRDSIASSSLQPLQEESPTEPNRKSYISFESGSDEPNPSRESRQSFESLSVAATDGGSFNDRMSMIVAEDGEEEDDVLVDFLAGNNFAPKNWMKGSLIGEGSFGSVYLALHAITGELMAVKQVEIPSATKGTEFDQRKNLMVNALKHEIELLQGMSHPNIVQYLGTVADDQYLNIFLEYVPGGSIATMLKQYNTFQEPLVKNFVRQILAGLSYLHGRDIIHRDIKGANILVDNKGGVKISDFGISKRVEASHLLGARASDGAGSHIHRTSLQGSVYWMAPEVVRQTAHTKKADIWSLGCLVVEMFIGAHPFPDCSQLQAIFAIGSNKARPPAPDNVSQEAVDFLDMTFHLEYEQRPSADELLQCKFLSAPTA
- a CDS encoding mitochondrial 54S ribosomal protein uL5m produces the protein MAAREPSRYLTRALPRASVPSVRPRGFLSRRNVSDEAPARRLSDHLTELESASSLSTTVPNSAAASFNPLARAAARKNQLPRGRYQFRSPKYNRGPLHPHQPPPPSHPSSRLFVPGPFSAPRAEQTFDSTVAPDIMTLCYVHTPPGFKPPPKSARLREWDDSSPYHKNRVLRGPRGGDVLRLLRKPIKFNNIPEIERITIHSYVKNAAAERNSSWLHVAGIAIQAISNVRVETFKSKSNVAPWGIASGRDSVAVKAELFGENMYHFLGKLVDVVLPRIKDWEGVKGSSGDSSGNITFGLIPENVALFPELEINYDMYPPKMIPGCHITLHTTAKTDKDARLLLSAMGIPFYGKIVN